A stretch of the Gloeocapsa sp. PCC 73106 genome encodes the following:
- a CDS encoding Cof-type HAD-IIB family hydrolase, translating into MSIPDIKLLVLDIDGTIAGSSNQITPVVKSAIQRVQQQNIQVTLATGRMYRSALPFYYDINSNLPLLAYNGAWIQNPRTQQMHQHLPVSVKIALELLEYFESPLLTPYFGFHVYLEDQLYVKELTPATKEYAERSQVEAIAVGDLRGLLNSPPTKLLAIAHQPNQIMKKLIPDLRQRYSVEELYLTQSAHNLFEAIHPRVNKGKAVEYLAETLLGISREQVMVIGDNFNDIEMLDYGGWSIAMGNAPPEVKKIADWVAPSVEEDGVAVAIDKFF; encoded by the coding sequence ATGTCAATCCCGGATATTAAATTATTAGTTCTCGATATCGATGGAACGATCGCAGGATCTAGCAATCAAATTACTCCAGTTGTCAAATCAGCGATCCAACGAGTACAACAACAAAACATTCAAGTAACCCTAGCTACCGGGAGAATGTACCGCTCAGCTTTGCCATTTTACTACGATATTAACAGTAATTTACCCCTATTAGCTTATAACGGCGCTTGGATTCAAAATCCCCGTACTCAACAGATGCACCAACACCTACCCGTTAGCGTGAAAATCGCTCTAGAACTACTAGAATACTTCGAGTCACCCCTGTTAACTCCTTATTTTGGCTTTCACGTTTACCTAGAAGATCAACTCTACGTTAAAGAATTGACTCCTGCGACCAAAGAATACGCCGAACGTTCCCAAGTGGAGGCGATCGCGGTGGGGGATTTACGCGGGTTACTTAATTCTCCTCCCACTAAATTACTAGCGATCGCTCATCAACCCAACCAAATCATGAAAAAATTAATCCCCGATTTAAGACAACGTTACAGCGTCGAGGAACTGTATTTAACTCAATCAGCTCATAATTTGTTTGAAGCGATTCATCCTCGCGTTAATAAAGGTAAAGCAGTAGAATATCTAGCTGAGACGCTACTAGGTATCAGTAGAGAACAAGTTATGGTCATCGGGGACAATTTTAACGACATAGAGATGCTCGACTATGGGGGTTGGAGTATCGCTATGGGTAATGCACCACCAGAGGTCAAAA
- a CDS encoding S8 family serine peptidase, with the protein MRKKWKLIAVSFLGMGLMTPVIALEISVGFRGINASKLHQEPYNLTGRKIAIGQVEIGRPGKVGWDKLDVNSKLNLAGVFERDRTAQPNNKLDSHAHMVAMVMVSQDKRLRGVAPDARLYSGAVGPIQGGGQAEECLTTQHIAQQNGTDVRAINFSFGESLHQDSREEPKLDGNALLTQCIDWSARVHNTLYIIAGNQGTGGIPIPTDNYNGITTAYTAKRQDRYIKVDFGNLSAKPQGIGSNLIAREINTGPRRAVSLVAPGHQLTLYNLQGKQETVTGTSFAAPHITASVALLQEYGDRQIAAGAPNWSIASRRHEVTKAVLLNSADKIQDSGDGRFLGMERTTLTKNNRTWLESDAYHNESIALDLEMGTGHLNAFRAYQQLSAGQWTSVAPVPTQGWDYGEVKTREHKDYLIEEPLRGGSYVAITLVWNRWIELKDSNQNGQYDLGEGFRDRGLNNLDLYLIPADGNEQVASVCASRTVNDSVEHIFCPIPQTGRYKIRVSYNRQLNYPNQSYALAWWTQGLNHVNPGY; encoded by the coding sequence ATGAGGAAAAAATGGAAATTGATCGCCGTTAGTTTCTTGGGTATGGGTTTGATGACACCAGTGATCGCCCTGGAAATTTCTGTAGGTTTTAGAGGAATTAACGCGAGTAAACTGCATCAAGAACCTTATAATTTGACTGGTCGCAAGATCGCTATTGGTCAGGTAGAAATTGGTCGTCCGGGCAAAGTGGGTTGGGATAAACTAGATGTTAACTCCAAACTGAATTTAGCGGGGGTGTTTGAGCGCGATCGCACGGCTCAACCCAATAACAAACTCGATAGTCACGCTCACATGGTAGCGATGGTGATGGTCAGTCAGGATAAAAGATTACGAGGAGTAGCACCTGATGCTCGCTTATATTCAGGAGCAGTAGGTCCAATCCAAGGTGGTGGACAGGCAGAGGAATGCTTGACAACTCAGCACATAGCTCAACAAAACGGTACCGACGTCAGAGCGATTAATTTTAGCTTCGGAGAGTCATTACACCAGGATTCCCGGGAAGAGCCTAAACTCGACGGAAACGCCCTGCTGACTCAATGTATTGATTGGTCCGCTCGGGTTCATAATACCCTCTACATCATCGCTGGAAATCAAGGTACAGGAGGAATTCCCATCCCTACGGATAACTACAATGGAATTACTACTGCTTACACAGCGAAAAGACAAGACAGGTATATTAAAGTAGATTTTGGCAATTTGAGCGCCAAACCCCAGGGAATCGGCAGCAATTTGATTGCCAGAGAGATTAACACAGGACCTAGGCGCGCGGTCAGTTTAGTGGCTCCAGGACATCAACTGACCCTCTACAATTTACAGGGTAAACAGGAGACGGTAACCGGAACTAGCTTCGCAGCACCTCATATCACAGCATCTGTGGCGCTATTGCAAGAATACGGCGATCGCCAAATAGCAGCAGGAGCGCCTAATTGGAGTATAGCTTCAAGACGTCATGAGGTAACCAAAGCGGTTCTACTCAACTCCGCCGATAAAATCCAGGATTCTGGAGATGGGCGTTTTCTGGGGATGGAACGAACTACCCTTACTAAAAATAATCGCACCTGGCTAGAATCAGACGCTTATCACAACGAAAGTATCGCGTTGGATCTGGAAATGGGTACGGGACATCTCAACGCATTTCGCGCCTATCAACAACTGAGCGCGGGACAATGGACTTCTGTAGCACCTGTACCAACCCAAGGATGGGACTACGGGGAAGTAAAAACCCGAGAACATAAAGATTATCTGATTGAAGAACCCTTGCGAGGGGGAAGTTACGTTGCTATTACCTTGGTTTGGAATCGTTGGATAGAGCTTAAAGATAGCAATCAAAACGGACAATACGATCTGGGAGAAGGTTTTCGCGATCGCGGCTTAAATAATTTAGATCTGTATCTCATACCCGCCGATGGTAATGAGCAAGTAGCTAGTGTCTGCGCTTCTAGAACTGTCAATGACAGCGTAGAGCACATTTTTTGTCCTATTCCCCAGACGGGTCGTTATAAAATTCGGGTATCTTATAATCGTCAACTTAATTACCCCAATCAGTCCTATGCTTTAGCATGGTGGACTCAAGGTTTAAATCATGTCAATCCCGGATATTAA
- a CDS encoding DUF4327 family protein — MTKQVAHPMVKFQRKVSSLVDSKIIKPTDSISKIALLYGEDWSYWKQELAEFGFSMQDPVQEVLAVEAWDED, encoded by the coding sequence ATGACTAAACAAGTCGCTCACCCCATGGTGAAGTTTCAGCGTAAGGTATCTTCACTGGTTGATAGCAAAATTATCAAGCCAACGGATAGTATCTCCAAAATTGCTTTACTCTATGGCGAAGATTGGTCTTACTGGAAACAAGAGTTAGCAGAATTTGGTTTTTCAATGCAAGATCCAGTTCAAGAAGTCTTAGCAGTGGAAGCTTGGGACGAGGATTAA
- a CDS encoding serine/threonine phosphatase, with product MMIVCPHCQFENPSESTFCEQCGTSLVEQALVPLTEENCQTWWALIIPTEPEKITQLQYLDTNHRYRIIGDLSFTADGLIQTKVLDCKPLQISQLESLLNRGSLLGPLVQLYISLGEKLPDLIPSIHDAWYDETGEYLLLSDRTRWQTLREITPLPTLQLLAYLNQISVLWQEFSRQQLTNSLLHVDNFFLDEDECLVLQKIYQNTSEEDPNLSDLGFLWSELFPTTEESILKLYQDLQEGAIATIPELLVSLEEVESQLDLAEYCLPSVMFNSESIPEDSEEIPIEPTEGDNLPTLILPMQMLSLSDAAVTDIGHQRTHNEDYYGIVTKIQKQENSRKTKYTARGLYLVCDGMGGHAAGEVASRMAVESLKEYFEQNWQEQLPTETSIRQGILLANQKIYQENLQYGRAGNGRMGTTLVMVLIQDTQGAIAHVGDSRVYHVTRKTGVNQLTLDHSVAQQEVLCGVDPDIAYRRHDAYQLTQALGPRDNSCVEPEIQFIDFKEDTILFLCSDGFSDNSFLETEAKSHLLSLVSSKVSLEQELKQLMELANQYNGHDNLTGIVIKVKVQPLR from the coding sequence ATGATGATTGTTTGCCCTCATTGTCAATTTGAAAATCCCAGCGAATCAACATTTTGTGAACAATGTGGAACTTCTTTAGTCGAACAAGCTTTAGTACCTTTGACAGAAGAAAACTGTCAAACCTGGTGGGCTTTAATTATTCCCACAGAGCCAGAAAAAATTACTCAACTTCAGTATTTGGATACTAATCATCGCTATCGCATCATCGGTGATTTGTCTTTCACTGCAGATGGATTGATTCAAACCAAAGTCCTAGACTGTAAACCTCTACAAATTTCTCAGCTTGAGTCATTGCTTAATCGGGGCTCTTTACTAGGTCCTCTGGTGCAATTGTATATTAGTCTTGGGGAAAAACTGCCTGATCTGATTCCCTCGATTCACGATGCTTGGTACGACGAAACAGGAGAATATTTACTCTTGAGCGATCGCACCCGCTGGCAGACTTTGAGAGAAATTACGCCCCTACCTACTTTACAACTACTCGCTTACTTGAATCAAATCAGCGTTCTTTGGCAAGAATTCTCAAGACAGCAACTCACTAACAGTCTACTTCATGTAGATAATTTTTTTTTAGATGAAGATGAGTGTCTGGTTTTACAGAAAATCTATCAAAACACCTCAGAGGAGGACCCTAATCTCTCTGATTTGGGTTTTTTATGGTCGGAGTTGTTCCCAACTACTGAAGAGTCTATCCTCAAATTGTATCAAGATCTCCAGGAAGGAGCGATCGCTACTATTCCCGAGTTACTGGTCTCTCTAGAAGAAGTTGAATCACAACTAGATTTAGCTGAGTATTGTCTTCCCTCTGTTATGTTCAACAGCGAATCAATCCCAGAAGACTCTGAAGAAATTCCCATTGAACCTACTGAAGGCGATAATTTGCCTACTTTAATTTTGCCAATGCAAATGCTGAGTTTAAGCGATGCAGCGGTAACTGATATCGGTCACCAGAGAACCCATAACGAGGATTATTATGGCATAGTTACCAAGATCCAAAAACAGGAAAACTCTCGAAAAACTAAATATACAGCTCGAGGTTTATATTTGGTCTGTGATGGTATGGGAGGACACGCAGCGGGAGAAGTAGCTAGTAGAATGGCTGTAGAAAGCCTAAAAGAATATTTTGAGCAAAATTGGCAAGAGCAACTTCCCACAGAAACTAGCATTCGCCAAGGTATTCTCTTAGCTAATCAAAAAATTTACCAGGAAAATCTGCAATATGGGCGCGCAGGTAATGGTCGTATGGGAACGACCCTGGTCATGGTTTTAATCCAAGATACCCAAGGAGCGATCGCTCACGTTGGTGACAGTCGAGTTTATCATGTTACTCGTAAGACAGGTGTCAATCAGCTTACCCTCGATCACTCGGTAGCTCAACAAGAAGTTCTCTGCGGTGTAGATCCAGATATCGCCTATAGACGCCACGATGCTTACCAACTGACTCAAGCTTTAGGACCCAGAGATAACAGTTGCGTTGAACCAGAGATTCAGTTCATCGACTTCAAAGAAGACACCATTTTATTTTTATGCTCCGATGGTTTCTCCGACAATAGTTTCTTGGAAACCGAAGCTAAATCCCATCTTTTGTCTTTAGTTAGCTCTAAGGTTAGTCTTGAACAGGAATTAAAACAACTGATGGAACTAGCCAATCAATACAATGGTCACGATAACCTGACGGGTATAGTTATCAAAGTTAAGGTACAACCCCTCAGGTAA